In Colletotrichum higginsianum IMI 349063 chromosome 1, whole genome shotgun sequence, the DNA window AAAGTCCTCCATAACCCTTCGTCTTGTCCGCTCCCAGTGGACCTCTGAATACGACCCCACCATCGAGGACTCGTACTCCATCACCCGCAAGATCGACGGCCAGAACTACCACTTGTCCCTGACCGACACGGCCGGCCAGGAGGAATATCGCGGCATGTGGGCCTCGTCCAATCTCGGCGCTGACGCCTTCCTGCTCGTCTACGACATCACCTCCCGCGACTCGCTCGACGCTCTCCAATACTTCAACGACCTGATCGATATGGAGGCCGAAACCCGCCTCGACAACGCCGACCGCGCCAAGCGCGCTGGTCTCTCCCCATCCTCCTACCGCGACACCGTCTCCGCAACCCCGGGCGCTAAGACCGTCCCTCCTGTCAAGATCGTTGCCGGCAACAAGTGTGACCTACAGGAGTCCCGCGATGTACCCGCCGCCATGGGCCTGGACTgggctcgccgccgcggatGCGGTTTCATGGAGACGAGCGCTCGCCTCGAGGTCAACATTGAGGAGACGTTCGCTCTTATTGTCCGCCGCGTC includes these proteins:
- a CDS encoding Ras family protein — protein: MSISQKPPVPISITICGDGGCGKSSITLRLVRSQWTSEYDPTIEDSYSITRKIDGQNYHLSLTDTAGQEEYRGMWASSNLGADAFLLVYDITSRDSLDALQYFNDLIDMEAETRLDNADRAKRAGLSPSSYRDTVSATPGAKTVPPVKIVAGNKCDLQESRDVPAAMGLDWARRRGCGFMETSARLEVNIEETFALIVRRVVEARRMAELGVNENMEMDRRGMTKPLSPLPTGSENEKHGPGPQGLNVHSKMGKGSIWKKLRCW